From Actinomycetota bacterium:
TGTCGTGTTCCTGCCGGACGTGCATCCCGACGTGGTGGCGTCGGTGGGAGGGGTGCGGCGGGAGGACGACGGCGAGGCCCTCGGCGTGATCGAGACCCGAACCGTGGCCGCCGTCATCGATGCCGCCGACGCCGGCCTGAAAGGCGCCGGCGTCACCCTTCGGGAGCTCCGGATGGCGGACGGGTTGGGGGGGAAGGGCTACGTGCTGTTCGGCGGCCCGGTGGCCGAGGTGGAGGCGGCGGTCGAGTACGGGTTGGGCCGCATCGCGGCGTCTCAGCAGGCGGTGGCCCACGTCGTCATCCCCCAGCTGCACCGGGAGATGCAGGAGAACCTGGCGGCCGACGCCCGGTTCGGCGAGCGGGTCCGCGGGGCGGAGAAGTCGGACCGGGAGCAGCCTCCGCCGCCGAAGCGGCCGG
This genomic window contains:
- a CDS encoding BMC domain-containing protein, which gives rise to MSGYGTGDRGAQMQPAIALLEFESIARGIEAGDAMVKRSPLEVIRAGTVHPGKYLVLVGGMTADVEEALEAGREAANGSLVDVVFLPDVHPDVVASVGGVRREDDGEALGVIETRTVAAVIDAADAGLKGAGVTLRELRMADGLGGKGYVLFGGPVAEVEAAVEYGLGRIAASQQAVAHVVIPQLHREMQENLAADARFGERVRGAEKSDREQPPPPKRPGRKKG